GGGGCCGCTGAAGGGCGGCTCGCCGAGGAGCATCTCGTAGCACACCGCCCCGAGCGCGTAGAGGTCGGTGCGGGCGTCGAGCGTGCGCTCGCCCATGGCTTGCTCGGGGCTCATGTAGTGCGGCGTGCCGAGCGACATGCCGGTCTCGGTCATCCGCGCCCCGCCCGTCTTGCTGGCCGCGAGCGCGATGCCGAAGTCGGCCACGAGGGCGCTGCCGTCCTGGAGCAGGATGTTGTCGGGCTTGATGTCGCGGTGGATGACGCCACGGCGGTGGGCGTAGTCGAGGGCGTGCGCCACTTCCTTCGCGATCCGCACCGCCTCCTCGACCGGGAGCTGCGTCTCCCGGTCCAGCCGGTCGCCGAGGGACTCGCCCTCGACGTAGGGCATCACGTAGAACACCGTGCCGTCCACCTGCCCGCTGTCGAAGAGCGGCAGGATGTGCGGGTGCTGCAGGTTGGCCGTGGTGCGGATCTCCGCCAGGAAGCGTTCGGCGCCAATCACGGCGGCGAGCTCCTCGCGCAGCACCTTCACCGCCACCTGGCGGTCGTGGCGGAGGTCGTGGGCGAGGTAGACGGTGGCCATCCCACCCGCGCCGAGCTGTCGCTCCACCCGGTAGCGGTCGGCGAGGGCGGCGGCGAGGCGACGCATCCCATCGGTCATTTCACGACCGCCAGTTGATCGAGCATCGCCGTGACGCGCGGGTCTTTCCGCATCCGATCGAAACGCGCCGACCCGGGAAACTGGACCACCCAGGTGTCATGCCGTGCGATCGCCTGGCCGAGCAGCGTGACGGCCGCCTCGTGCTCACCCAGCTCGTCCATCGCGGCGGCCAGGGCCCCGATGGCGGGGAGCCGCCCGCCGGACCTGGCGCGGATCGCAGCGATCGTCTCGCGCGCCTCCCGGTCCCGCCCCGCGAAGGCGTAGGCGTACGCCAGCAGGGCGTGGCTCTCCTCGGTGCGGCCGGCGGGCAGCAGCGCCACCTGGCGCTCGAGCAGCTCCACCGCCCGCGCCGTTTCTCCCAGCTGCAGCAACGCGTTGGCCTTCCAGGTCCAGGCCAGCATGAAGGTCGAATCCATGGCCATGGTCTCGCTGGCCACCGATTCGGCCTCGGCGAAGCGCCGCTGGTGATAGAGGATCTGCGCCTCCCAGATATAGGCGATCATGGAGGCCGGCTCGAGCTCGCGCCCGCGCTTCACCTGCGCCTCGGCATCCCGGTACCGGCCCAGGCGCCCGCTCAGCAATCCGTACCACCCCCAGGTGGTGGCCACCGTCGAGTCGAGGGCCAGCGCGCGCCGGAAATTGAGCTCCGCGCGTCCCAGCTCCCCCAGGAGGGAGTATCCATACCCCAGCGCGGCGTACGATTCCGGGATCAGCGAATCCATCGCGATGGCGCGCTCGGCGGCGCCGACGGCGCTCCGGAGGATCTCCGTGGTGCTGTCGGCCACGTAGGCCGGCAGCACGGCCAGCGCCATCGCCAGCGACGCCTGGGCCCGGGCGTAGCGGGGGTCCTTGGCCACGGCCCGCTGGAAGAGGGCGATGGCCTGCCGCAGGTTCGGTGCGCCGCGCCGGTTGAACAACACCTGCCCCTGGAGAAAGAGGGCGTGCGCCTCCGGATCGGTGGTCTCCGCCAGCCGGTTGCCGGCGGACGCGGGCCGCCTGAGCGAACCGAGCAGCGTCGTCGCCACCGTGCTGGCGATCTCGTCCTGCACCGCGAAGACGTTGGCCAGCGGGCGGTCATACCGTTCACTCCAGCGGACCGCCCCGTCCCCCGCCGAGACCAGGGTCACGCTGATCCGGATCTGGCCGGCGGAGCGCTGCACCGTCCCGGTGAGCACGTCAGTCACCCCCAGCTCCCGCGCGATCTCCCGCTCGTCGAGTCCCTCGGCCTGGAGTGCGCCGGCGCTGACCCGGCCGATCACTCGCACCCCGGTGCGGGCGATCGCCCGGGTCATCTCCTCCGCCAGTCCGATCCCGAAATAGTCGTCGGCCGGATCGCCACTGAGGTTCGCCAGCGGCAGCACCGCGAGTGACTGCACCGCTTCGCCCCCCGACGCCGCCCCGGTGCCGCGGACGACGAGCGCCCAGGCAGCAACCGCCATGAGGACGAAGCCCGCCGTGACCAGGATACCGGTCGTGGCGCGGCGCGGGGCCGGCGCGGCCACCAGTGCCTGCGCGAACGCGCCGCAACTCGGGAACCGGTCCGCGGGCGCCTTGGCCAGCCCCCGCGCGATGGCGCGATCGATCGCCTCCGGCACGTTGGGCCTGGTGGCGCGGAGGCGGCGGGGCTGCTCGACCATCAATCGCGCGATGATCGCCTGGGAAGAGGGTCCGGTGTGGGGCGGCTCCCCGGACAGCATCTCGTACCCGACCGCCGCCAGGGCATACTGGTCCGACCGCGCATCGAGCGCGCGATCTCCCGCCGCCTGCTCCGGGCTCATGTAGTGCGGGGTGCCGAGCGAGAGGCCGGTCTCGGTCACCCGCGATCCTCCCGCCTGGGCCACGGCCAGCGCGATGCCGAAATCGGCGATCACCGGCTGGCCGGCCTGCAGCAGGATGTTCTCCGGCTTGAGGTCGCGGTGGATGACGCCCTGCCCATGGGCGTAGTCCAGGGCATTCGCGAGCAGCGTGACCAGGCGGACGGTCTCCTCGACCGGCAGCTCACGCTCGCGCCGGAGCCGCGCCCGGAGCGTCTCGCCCTGCACGTACGGCATGACGTAGTAGAGGAAGCCCCCCGCCTCGCCCGAGTCGAACAGCGGCAGCAGGTTGGGATGATGCAGGTTGGCGGTGACCCGGATCTCGGCCAGGAACCGCTCGGCGCCCAGCACCGCGGCCAGCTCGGGCCGCAGCACCTTGACCGCCACCTTGCGATCGTGCTTGAGGTCCTGCGCCAGGTAGACCGTCGCCATGCCGCCCTGCCCGAGTTCACGCTCCAGGCGGTAGCGGTCGGCGAGGGCGGCGGCGAGGCGGTCGGTCACGGCGTCGACGCGTCCGCCGCGCCGAACTCGCGGAACCAGTTGAGCACCACCGTGAGGCGCCGCGCGTCGGGACCGAGGTCGATGGACCGGCGGAGCATCACGAAGGTCCGGTCGCCCGGCCGCACGCCGAAGGCCTGGTGCCAGGGCTGGAACACGAACGGCCGGGTGGAGAAGAGCGCCTGGTACCCCGTCACCCGGAACTCGGGCGTGCCGGTGACCGCCGCGGCCATCAGCGTGTCGCCCGGCGCCAGGAAGAAGAGCTCCCGGCTCGAATGCGCCCACACCGGGCTGGTGCCGCCGGCCGTGGTGACCTGCCACCGCGCCCGGGCCACGTCGGGGAAGGGCCGGACGTAGACCTCCTCCCGCCCCGACTCGAACGACACGTAGGCCACCCACTTCCCGTCCGGCGAGAGCGCCGGCATGTACTCGTCGGCGGGGCGCGCCGCGATGGTGATCCGCGTGGTGTCCCCGGCGAGGCGGCGGGCGTAGACATCGCGCACCCCGGCGATGGTGCCGGTCCGGTACGCCACCCACTGCCCATCCCGGGACCAGTCCACTTCATCGATCTGGGCGGTGTCGGAGGGGAAGAGGCGCTCCGGCTTGTCGCTGCCATCGGCGCGCACCCGGTAGAGGTGCGTCATCGGCCCGTGCATGTCGGAGCTGAAGCTGAGGGACCGGCCATCGGCCATCCACGCGCCGCGGTAGTTGATGTTGCCGGCGAAGGTGAGCCGGGTGAGCGGGCCGGCGTCGAGCTCCTTGACCCACAGCATGCTCCCCATCCCCTCGCTGATCCCCACCGCCAGGCGGCGCCCGTCGGGCGAGAGCGTGACGCTGTTGAACCGCCCGAGCCACGCGGGGTCGAGCACCCGGCTCTTCCCGGTCCGGTCCACCTCGGCGGGCGTGGCCCGCCCCGCCGCCTCGTTGGCGGGGAGATAGACCATGGTGCCATCATCGGCGACGGCGAACTCGGGGATGATCGTGAGCTCGGTCTGGACGCCGCCCAGGAGGGTGGCCGGCGGCCGCCGGAAGCGCAGCGCCTTCACGTCGAACGGCGCCCCCACCACATTGCCGTCCTGCATCACCGCCACCAGGTACCCGTTGGGCAGGTAGAACCCGCGCGAGGCACCCGGCAGGATGGTATCGAGCCGCTGGGTATCGAGGTGGACGGCCATGAGGATCTGCTGCGCGCAGTTGTTGCCGCAGCGGGTCACCAGCAGGACATCCTTCCGGGGCAGCGGCGTCGGGAAGATCATCCCCCCGACCTCCGGCGCCGGCACCAGGGTCGTGACCGCACCGCCGGAGGCGGCGACCGCCTGCAGCGCGAATCCCGGCGTGGAGAAGACGATCCGCCCGTCGTCGAGCCAGGCCCCCCCGGCGAGGATGGGGATGGCGCCTTCCGCGAGCTGGGCCGGCGGCCCGCCGCCGCTCGCCGGCACCTTGAACAGCTTGCCATCCGCGAAGTAGGCGATCCACTGCCCGTCGGGGGAGAAGAACGGGCCATCCCCGCCGTCGGTGCCCTCCAGGGCCCGGGGCTCGAGGACGTCGCGGTCGCGCACCATGATGCGGGTGATGCCGCCCAGGCCGTCCCCGTTCCCGCCGGTCCGGCTGACGAACGCGAGCCGCGACCCGTCCCGCGACAGGGCGAACGCCGTGCCGTAGTATCCGGTGTGATTGACGCGGAGGTTCGGCAGGTCGAGGGTGAGCCGGGTGACCGGCCCGGCCGCCGGCCGCGCCAGCTGCCGCCCGACGGCGATGCCCGCAACCAGCAGCGCGACCCCCGCCGCGATGGTGAGCCACCGAGGGGACGAGCCGCCGAGCCGCCGGGTCGCCGAGCCGACCGGCCGCCGGGCCGCCGGGCCGTCCCCGGCCAGCGCATCGGCAAACTCCTTCGCGGACGCCCACCGGTCCGCCGGCAGCTTCTCCAGCGCCGTGAACACCGCCGCCTCCACCGCCTCCGGCACGCTCTTCCGCTGCGCCACCAGGCTCGGTGGCTCGCCGGTCATGACCCTCGCGATGATCGCCTGGGCGGTGGGGCCCGTGAACGGCGGCTCCCCCGCCAGCATCTCGTAGGTCATGGCGCCAAGGGCGTACACGTCACTCCGCGCCGTGATCTCCCGCTCGCCCATGGCCTGTTCGGGGCTCATGTAGTGCGGCGTGCCGAGGCTCATCCCCGTCTCGGTCATCCGGGTGCCGCCGGTCTTGCTCACGGCGAGGGCAATGCCGAAGTCGGCCACCAGCGCGCTGCCATCGTGCAGGAGCACGTTCTCCGGCTTGATGTCGCGATGGATGATCCCGTGCCGGTGGGCGTAGTCCAGCGCCCCCGCCACCTGGGTGGCCAGCCGCACCGCCTCCGCGATGGGCAGCTGCTTCTCCCGGGCCAGCCGGTCGCGGAGCGACTCGCCATCCACGAACGGCATCACGTAGTACGCCGTCCCCTCCACCTCCCCGGAATCGAGGAGGCCAAGGATGTGCGGATGCTGCAGCGTGGCGATGGTCTTGATCTCGCGCAGGAAGCGCTCGGCCCCGATCACGGCGGCCAGCTCCGGGCGCAGGACCTTGATGGCCACCTGGCGCTCGTGCTTGAGGTCGTGCGCCAGGTAGACGGTGGCCATCCCGCCCTGCCCGAGCTCACGCTCGAGGGTGTAGCGGTCAGCGAGGGCTGCCGCGAGGCGGTCCTGACTCATGAGGGGAGGTCAGTCCTTGAACGGAGACTTGGGCGGACGGGCCCGGACGCCACCACCCGACGTCCCGAGCAGCCGCTGCAGCTCCTCTTCGCTCAACTCGAAGGGATCGGGCTCGTAGCCCGGGGGGTCGATCCGCAGGATCCGGCCCGGGTTGCCGGGCACCGGATGGAACTCCCATGCCGAGCGGGAGAGGTCGCGGACCTCCCACTCGTGGGCCTCACCATCCGTGAAGCGCCGGTAACCCACGGACCCTCGCTGGATCGGGACGGACCCGCCTGGCGCCGGGGTCGCGGGCGCCCCGGAGGAATGGCCAATCGGGCAGGTATTAATTGAAAGCGGGCAGGTACGATTATACGGCAGGCGGGCAGCGTCGGCCAGAGGCCCTAGCAGGAACGGGCGCGCCCGCGCGGCTCCGCGCCCAGGTGCGTCGCGAGCCGGGCAATGGCCCGCCCCACCCAGGTGGCCGTCCACGGGCTCAGCTCCTCACCGAACCCCATCTCGTACGCGGGGATCTCCACCTGCAGGGCCGCCCCGGGCCGGCGACCATAGACCAGCTCGGTGAGGTGCAGCAGCGCCCCCGCCGTGGTGATGTGGCTCCCCGGCGCCACCGGTGTCGGCTCCACCGGCACCAGTTGCAGGGTCGTGGCGCGCACCGACGCGTCCACGAACACCACCAGGCTTGCCTCGGAGAGATCTTCCGCCAGGTCGGGCGTGAGCTGGTGCACGATCCGATAGGTGCCCCCCGGCACCAGCCGCGAGAGGCCGTGCACCACTGCGTGCCCCGCCCCGTCATCGGAACGGGTGGGATTCCCGATGCCGATGACGAGCGGAACGCTCACCGGCCCCGCTCCGAGAGCAGCCCGCCGTCGGCCCCGAACACCTGGACGGTGAGCGGCATCTGGCCGATGGCGTGGGTGGAGCAGGAGAGGCACGGGTCGTAGGCGCGGATCCCCGCCTCCAGCCGGTTGAGCAGCCCCTCGGTGATGGTGGCGCCGTCGAGGTAGCGCTTGGCCAGGGCGAGCACCGTGGCGTTCATGGCCAGGTTGTTCTGCGCCGTGGCGATCAGCATGTTCACCCGCTGCAGGACCCCGTTGCCGTCCACCGTGTAGTGGTGGAACAGCACCCCGCGCGGCGCCTCGCAGCAGCCCACCCCCTCGCTGGCGTTGACCATGGCCTGGGCCCGCACGTGGGTGCCGAGGATGGCCGGGTCGTGCAGCAGCCGCTCGATCTGCTCGATGGCGAAGAGGATCTCGATCAGCCGGGCGTAGTGATAATGGAAGGGATTGTGGACCGGCCGCCCGCCGGCGAGGGCCCGGAACCGGATCCGCTCCGCGTCGGCGCGCGGCGTCGGGATGTAGTCACAGACGTTGAGCCGCGCGAGCGGGCCCACGCGGTACACGCCACCGGCCAGCCCGGCCGGCCGGTAGTAGGGGAACTTGAGGTAGGACCAGCTCTCCGTGACCTCGGCGAAGTGCTCGCGATATTCCCGGGGCGGCAGCTGGTCGGCCACGGTGCCCCCCGTCGCGTCGCGGATCCGGAGCGCCCCGCCGTAGTACTCCAGCGCCCCGTCGGGGGCCACGAGGCCGAGATACTGCGTCGGCTGCTCGCCGAAGCTCGGGATCTCGTCCGCGAACTGCTCCCGGGCGCGGCCCAGCATGGCCAGGGCGAGCTGCACCGTCTCGAGCACCTCCGGGATCCAGCCGAGGAGGTGGTCGCGGCGGCCGGCGTCGAACGGCTCGCGGACCCCGCCCGCCACCGCCCAGGGGGTGTGGATCTTCCGCCCGCCGAGCAGCTCGATCACCTCCTGCCCGAACTTGCGCAGCCGGATGCCCCGCCGGGCAAACTCCCGGTCGGCGGCCATCACCCCGAAGATGTTGCGGGTGGCGGGATCGGCATCGAAGCCGAGCAGCAGGTCGGGGGACGAGAGGTGAAAGAAGCTCAGCGCGTGCGACTGCACCCACTGCCCGAGGGTGATCAGGCGGCGCAGCTTCTCCGCCGTCTCGGGGATGGTCACCTGCAGGATCTCGTCGCCCGCCTTGGCGGAGGCCACCAGGTGGCTGGCCGGGCAGATGCCGCAGATGCGGCTGGTGATCCCCGGCATCTCCCACATCAGCCGGCCCTCGCAGAACTTCTCGAAGCCGCGGAACTCGTTCACGTGGAACCGCGCGCCTTCCACCCGGCCGGCGGCGTCGAGCTGCACCGTGATCTTGGAATGCCCCTCGATCCGGGTGACCGGGTCGATCGTGATGGTGCGGGTCATCTCAGCCGTACCTCCGGAAGATGCTGGGCAGCTCCGGCTGCCGGCCGTCGAGCAGCGCGGAGACCGCGAGCCAGATCTCCTCGGCGGTCGGCGGGCAGCCGTGCAGGAACGCATCCACCCGGATGAACTCGTGCAGCGGCCGGGCCTGGGCCCGGAGCTTGGCGATCGTGGTGAACTCCGAGGGCACCGTCGGGTCGCCCTCGGCCAGCTCCACGTACGCGCGGTGCAGGATCTCCTCGGGGCTGTAGCGATTGCGCAGGGCGGTCACGTTGCCGGTCGTGGCGCAGTCGCCGAAGGAGACCACCACCCTGGAGTTCCGCCGCACCAGGTGGGCCATCTCCTCATTCTCGCTGTTGGTCACCGCCCCCTCGACCAGCGTCACGTCCACCCCGGCCGGGAAGGCCTTGATGTCCGCGAGGGGGGAGTAGACCAGCTCCATGCGGTCGGCCAGCTCCAGCAGCCGCTCGTCGAGGTCCAGGAACGACATGTGGCAGCCGGAGCAGCCGCCCAGCCACACCGTGGCCACGCGGGGCTTCATGGCTCACTCCTTCGCGAGGTACCCATGGTTCCATTCGCGCCGCCGGCGCGCCGTGACGATGTAATTGAGGAAGTCGGTGCGCTTGGTGGCCTCGGAGACCGCCATGCCCTTGGGGAACAGCGCCCCGGTGGGACAGACCGCCACGCACTTGCCGCAGGCGGTGCAGCTCTCGGCGTCACCCCAGGGCTGGTTGAGCCCCGCGATGATGGTACAGGCGATGCCCCGGTTGGCGATGTCCCAGGTGTGGGCGCCCTCGACCTCGTCGCACACCCGCACGCAGCGGGTGCACAGCACGCACCGGTTGTGGTCCATCACGAAGTCGGGGTGCGAGGCGTCGAGCGCCTTGACCGGGTAGAGGTAGGGCACCCGCACGTACTCGAGCCCCACCCGCAGGGCCAGCTCCTGCAGCTCGCAGTGGCCGTTGGAGACGCAGACCGCGCAGTGGTGGTTCCCCTCGGAAGCGAGGAACTCGACGATGGTCCGCCGGTAGCGCTCCAGCCGCTCGCTGGTGGTGCGCACCACCATCCCCTCCTGGGGACGGGTGGTGCAGGCGGCGGAGAGCCGCGGCGTGCCCTCGATCTCGAGCAGGCAGAGCCGGCAGGCGCCGACGTCGCCCAGGCCGTCGAGGTGGCACAGGGTGGGGATCTCGATCCCGTGCTCCCGCGCCACCTCGAGCAGGGTCTGGTCGTCGTGGGCGCTGATGGCCTGCCCGTCGATCGTCAGGGTGATGACGCCCATGGCTCAGCCCTCCCCGGCCGGCTGCAGCACCGCCTGGTACTCGTCCCGGAAGAAGCGCAGCGTGGAGAGCACCGGGTTGGGCGCCGCCTGCCCCAGGCCGCAGAGGCTCGTCTCCTTGACCATCACGCACAGCTCCTCGAGCAGCGCCAGGTCGGCGGCGGTGGCCTCGCGACGGGTGAGCTTGTCGAGCAGGCCATGCAGCTGCACCGTCCCCACCCGGCAGGGGATGCACTTGCCGCACGACTCGTCCATGCTGAATTCCATGAAGTAGCGCGCCACGTCCACCATGCTGCTGGTGGAGTCCATCACGATCAGGCCGCCGCTGCCCATGATGCTGCCCACCGCCTGCAGCGACTCGTAGTCCACCGGCAGGTCGAGGTGCGCCGCCGGGATGCAGCCCCCCGAGGGGCCGCCGGTCTGCGCCGCCTTGAAGGTGGTCCCCTCCGGCGTGCCGCCGCCGATGTCGAACACGATGGTCCGCAGCGCGATCCCCATCGGCACCTCGATGAGGCCGGTGTTGCGGATCTTCCCCGCCAGGGCGAACACCTTGGTCCCCGCGCTCTTCGGCGTGCCGATCCCGGCGAACCACGCCCCGCCCCGGGCGATGATCGGCGCCACGTTGGCGAAGGTCTCGACGTTGTTGATGACCGTCGGCTTGCCGAAGAGGCCGGCCTCCGACGGGTACGGCGGCCGCGGGTGCGGCCGCCCCCGCCGCCCCTCGATGGAGCGCAGCAGCGCCGTCTCCTCCCCGCAGACGAACGCTCCCGCCCCCACCCGCAGGTCGATCCGGAAGCTGAACCCCGACTCGAGCAGCCGGTTGCCCAGCACCCCGTGCCGCTCGGCCTGGCGGATGGCCGCCTTCAGCCGCTCGATCGCCAGCGGGTACTCGGCCCGGACGTAGATGTAGCCCTGGCTGGCGCCGACGGCGTACCCGGCGATCGCCATGCCTTCCAGCACCCGGTGCGGGTCCGACTCGAGCACGCTGCGGTCCATGAAGGCCCCGGGATCGCCCTCGTCGGCGTTGCAGACCACGTACTTCTGGTCCGCCTCGATCTTGCGGGTGATGGCCCACTTGAGGCCGGTGGGATAGCCACCGCCGCCCCGGCCCCTGAGTCCGCTGGCGCGGATCTCGTCGATGACGGCGCCCGGCTGCATCTCCCCCACCGCCTTGGCCAGCGCCTCGTAGCCCCCGGCCGCCAGGTAACCCTCGATCCGGGTGGCGTCGATCCGGCCGCTGTTCTCGTTGACGATCCTCACCTGCGAGGTGAAGAACGGCACGGTCGTGTCCACCGTGGCGGCGGCCACCGGCGCGCCACCCACCAGGTGGCCGGTGACGATGGTCTCGGCCACCGCGGGGGTCACCTGCTGGTAGAGCACCTCCCCGGGCTCGACCGTGACCAGCGGCCCCTGGCCGC
The Gemmatimonadota bacterium DNA segment above includes these coding regions:
- a CDS encoding Ni/Fe hydrogenase subunit alpha, whose protein sequence is MTRTITIDPVTRIEGHSKITVQLDAAGRVEGARFHVNEFRGFEKFCEGRLMWEMPGITSRICGICPASHLVASAKAGDEILQVTIPETAEKLRRLITLGQWVQSHALSFFHLSSPDLLLGFDADPATRNIFGVMAADREFARRGIRLRKFGQEVIELLGGRKIHTPWAVAGGVREPFDAGRRDHLLGWIPEVLETVQLALAMLGRAREQFADEIPSFGEQPTQYLGLVAPDGALEYYGGALRIRDATGGTVADQLPPREYREHFAEVTESWSYLKFPYYRPAGLAGGVYRVGPLARLNVCDYIPTPRADAERIRFRALAGGRPVHNPFHYHYARLIEILFAIEQIERLLHDPAILGTHVRAQAMVNASEGVGCCEAPRGVLFHHYTVDGNGVLQRVNMLIATAQNNLAMNATVLALAKRYLDGATITEGLLNRLEAGIRAYDPCLSCSTHAIGQMPLTVQVFGADGGLLSERGR
- the hoxU gene encoding bidirectional hydrogenase complex protein HoxU codes for the protein MGVITLTIDGQAISAHDDQTLLEVAREHGIEIPTLCHLDGLGDVGACRLCLLEIEGTPRLSAACTTRPQEGMVVRTTSERLERYRRTIVEFLASEGNHHCAVCVSNGHCELQELALRVGLEYVRVPYLYPVKALDASHPDFVMDHNRCVLCTRCVRVCDEVEGAHTWDIANRGIACTIIAGLNQPWGDAESCTACGKCVAVCPTGALFPKGMAVSEATKRTDFLNYIVTARRRREWNHGYLAKE
- a CDS encoding protein kinase gives rise to the protein MSQDRLAAALADRYTLERELGQGGMATVYLAHDLKHERQVAIKVLRPELAAVIGAERFLREIKTIATLQHPHILGLLDSGEVEGTAYYVMPFVDGESLRDRLAREKQLPIAEAVRLATQVAGALDYAHRHGIIHRDIKPENVLLHDGSALVADFGIALAVSKTGGTRMTETGMSLGTPHYMSPEQAMGEREITARSDVYALGAMTYEMLAGEPPFTGPTAQAIIARVMTGEPPSLVAQRKSVPEAVEAAVFTALEKLPADRWASAKEFADALAGDGPAARRPVGSATRRLGGSSPRWLTIAAGVALLVAGIAVGRQLARPAAGPVTRLTLDLPNLRVNHTGYYGTAFALSRDGSRLAFVSRTGGNGDGLGGITRIMVRDRDVLEPRALEGTDGGDGPFFSPDGQWIAYFADGKLFKVPASGGGPPAQLAEGAIPILAGGAWLDDGRIVFSTPGFALQAVAASGGAVTTLVPAPEVGGMIFPTPLPRKDVLLVTRCGNNCAQQILMAVHLDTQRLDTILPGASRGFYLPNGYLVAVMQDGNVVGAPFDVKALRFRRPPATLLGGVQTELTIIPEFAVADDGTMVYLPANEAAGRATPAEVDRTGKSRVLDPAWLGRFNSVTLSPDGRRLAVGISEGMGSMLWVKELDAGPLTRLTFAGNINYRGAWMADGRSLSFSSDMHGPMTHLYRVRADGSDKPERLFPSDTAQIDEVDWSRDGQWVAYRTGTIAGVRDVYARRLAGDTTRITIAARPADEYMPALSPDGKWVAYVSFESGREEVYVRPFPDVARARWQVTTAGGTSPVWAHSSRELFFLAPGDTLMAAAVTGTPEFRVTGYQALFSTRPFVFQPWHQAFGVRPGDRTFVMLRRSIDLGPDARRLTVVLNWFREFGAADASTP
- a CDS encoding hydrogenase maturation protease, translated to MSVPLVIGIGNPTRSDDGAGHAVVHGLSRLVPGGTYRIVHQLTPDLAEDLSEASLVVFVDASVRATTLQLVPVEPTPVAPGSHITTAGALLHLTELVYGRRPGAALQVEIPAYEMGFGEELSPWTATWVGRAIARLATHLGAEPRGRARSC
- a CDS encoding oxidoreductase; the encoded protein is MKPRVATVWLGGCSGCHMSFLDLDERLLELADRMELVYSPLADIKAFPAGVDVTLVEGAVTNSENEEMAHLVRRNSRVVVSFGDCATTGNVTALRNRYSPEEILHRAYVELAEGDPTVPSEFTTIAKLRAQARPLHEFIRVDAFLHGCPPTAEEIWLAVSALLDGRQPELPSIFRRYG
- a CDS encoding protein kinase — its product is MTDRLAAALADRYRLERELGQGGMATVYLAQDLKHDRKVAVKVLRPELAAVLGAERFLAEIRVTANLHHPNLLPLFDSGEAGGFLYYVMPYVQGETLRARLRRERELPVEETVRLVTLLANALDYAHGQGVIHRDLKPENILLQAGQPVIADFGIALAVAQAGGSRVTETGLSLGTPHYMSPEQAAGDRALDARSDQYALAAVGYEMLSGEPPHTGPSSQAIIARLMVEQPRRLRATRPNVPEAIDRAIARGLAKAPADRFPSCGAFAQALVAAPAPRRATTGILVTAGFVLMAVAAWALVVRGTGAASGGEAVQSLAVLPLANLSGDPADDYFGIGLAEEMTRAIARTGVRVIGRVSAGALQAEGLDEREIARELGVTDVLTGTVQRSAGQIRISVTLVSAGDGAVRWSERYDRPLANVFAVQDEIASTVATTLLGSLRRPASAGNRLAETTDPEAHALFLQGQVLFNRRGAPNLRQAIALFQRAVAKDPRYARAQASLAMALAVLPAYVADSTTEILRSAVGAAERAIAMDSLIPESYAALGYGYSLLGELGRAELNFRRALALDSTVATTWGWYGLLSGRLGRYRDAEAQVKRGRELEPASMIAYIWEAQILYHQRRFAEAESVASETMAMDSTFMLAWTWKANALLQLGETARAVELLERQVALLPAGRTEESHALLAYAYAFAGRDREARETIAAIRARSGGRLPAIGALAAAMDELGEHEAAVTLLGQAIARHDTWVVQFPGSARFDRMRKDPRVTAMLDQLAVVK
- a CDS encoding NADH-quinone oxidoreductase subunit L encodes the protein MNLDELRDAAEAERSRQAGFTGRVRCCTASGCVASGATESCEAFKALLARHGLTDQVEVIPTGCMGLCGQGPLVTVEPGEVLYQQVTPAVAETIVTGHLVGGAPVAAATVDTTVPFFTSQVRIVNENSGRIDATRIEGYLAAGGYEALAKAVGEMQPGAVIDEIRASGLRGRGGGGYPTGLKWAITRKIEADQKYVVCNADEGDPGAFMDRSVLESDPHRVLEGMAIAGYAVGASQGYIYVRAEYPLAIERLKAAIRQAERHGVLGNRLLESGFSFRIDLRVGAGAFVCGEETALLRSIEGRRGRPHPRPPYPSEAGLFGKPTVINNVETFANVAPIIARGGAWFAGIGTPKSAGTKVFALAGKIRNTGLIEVPMGIALRTIVFDIGGGTPEGTTFKAAQTGGPSGGCIPAAHLDLPVDYESLQAVGSIMGSGGLIVMDSTSSMVDVARYFMEFSMDESCGKCIPCRVGTVQLHGLLDKLTRREATAADLALLEELCVMVKETSLCGLGQAAPNPVLSTLRFFRDEYQAVLQPAGEG